CCACGTGGACCGTCTGCTCACGAATCTGGCCACGCTGACCGGCCGCGACACCGAGACCTACATCTCGGTGCACACCGGGTTGCGGGCACGGCTCGCGCACGACCAGCGCCGGCTGTCCTGATCGGACACCTGACACGAGATCGGAAAGCATGATCATCAGCTGGTGCGGATGTGGAACGACCCCAAGGCGAAGAAGCAGCGTGAGAAGACCGTGAAGAAGGCGGCGAAGAGCGCGCAGAAGGCTCTACGCGATCTTCGCAGCTAGCCCAGGCCCGAAGGTCGGGGCGCGAGTTCAGCGGGGCGTCGGGATATTCCCGGTGTCCCGCTTCTCGCTGTCCACCCCGGCATCGCCTAGGTCGGTGGAGACGGCGGACGCGACTGCGACTCCTCGCTGCTCCGCCTCCAGGCGCTCCGCCTCCTCGCCGCTGATGGCCTCGCCTCGGGCGACGAGTCCTGCCTGGTCCGACAACGGGATCTGCTTGAGGAACAGCGACAGCACGAAGGCCAGCACGATGAACGGCACGAGGTACCAGAACACTGGTGCCAGTGCGTCGGCGTAGGCGGTCACGATGCCCTCGCGCACCTCCTCGGGAAGCGAGCTGAGAGTCGAGGGGTCGATCGTCGAGGCGGCCTGAGACGCGGCATCCGGCGAGGCTCCGGCACCCGCGAACACGCCGAGCAGATTCTCGGTCAGTCGCGTCGTGAAGATCGTGCCGAACACAGCGGTGCCGAGCGAGGCGCCCACCTCGCGGAAGTAGTTGTTCGTGCTGGTCGCGGTGCCGATCTCGTCGGATGGAACCGCGTTCTGCACGACCAGCACCACGACCTGCATGATCAGGCCGAGTCCCGAACCGAACACGAACAGGAAGACGCAGATCAGCCAGATCGGGGTCGCCGCAGAGAGCGTGGTCATGCAGACCATCGCGATGCCGGTGAGGATCGTGCCGACGATCGGGTAGATCTTGTACTTCCCGGTCTTCGAGATCGCGATCCCCGAGAAGATCGAGGTGCCGATCAGGCCCACCATCATCGGGATCATCAGCAGACCGGATGCGGCGGCCGAGGTGCCGGACGACATCTGTAGGAAGGTCGGCACGAACCCGATCGCCGCGAACATGCCGATGCCGAGCACGAGTCCGATGGCCGTGGCGTTGATGAAGATCGGGTTCCGGAACAGGCTGAGCGGAATGATCGGATCCTGCACACGCGACTCCGTGATGATGAAGGCGGTCGCGGCGACGACAAGTCCGGCGCCCCATGCCCAGGTGGCGAGCGAATCCCAACCGAACTCCTTGTCGCCACCGAAGTCGGTGAAGAAGATGAGGCAGGTCGTGGCGATCGACAGGAAGATCACGCCGAAGATGTCGATCGGCTTCTGGGCCTTCTTGCTCGGCAGCTTCAACGCGACCATCGCGATGATGAACGCGGCGATGCCGACCGGGATGTTGATGTAGAACGCCCACTGCCATGTCAGATGGTCGACGAAGAAGCCGCCGAGCAGCGGACCGGCGACGGCGGAGAGGCCGAAGACAGCGCCGAGGGGACCCATGTACTTGCCGCGCTCGTTGGCCGGGACGATGTCGGCGATGATCGCCTGGGACAGGATCATCAGACCGCCGCCGCCGAGGCCCTGCAGTGCGCGGAAGACGACGAACATCCAGAAGTCGGTCGCGAACGCGCAACCGACCGATGCCAGGGTGAACAGCGCGATCGCGATCAGGAAGAGGTTCCGGCGACCGAGCACATCGCCGAACTTGCCGTAGATGGGCATCACGATCGTGGTGGCGAGCAGGTAGGCGGTGGTGATCCACACCTGGTGGTCGACCCCGCCGAGCTGACCGACGATGGTCGGCATCGCGGTCGACACGATGGTCTGGTCGAGACTCGAGAGCAGCATGCCGGCGATCAGGGCGCTGAAGATGATCCAGATGCGGCGCTTGGTGAGCAGGAAGGGAGCATCCTTCGTGGCTGTGGCGGACATTCAGTGGTCTTTCTGTGACGGTGCGTAGGCGGAGCGGGCGACCTCGAGTCGCCGGGCGAGGAGGTTCCCGAAGGGCTCGGAGGACTGGTGGTGCAGGAGCTGGTCCATACAGAGACGGACAAGGGCGCCGACGGTGTGCACGACGACCTCGGCCCGCAGCGGCACATCGGGGGTGGCGCCTTCCCGATCGACGATCAAGGCCATGTCGCGCCGCTCATTCTTGGCGATCTGGTCGAAGACGGCCTTGAGGAGGCGTGGTTCCTGCTCGATCACCGCGAAGAGGGCGGGGGCGTCGTCCAGTGGATTGAAGAGGTCGAACCGACCGATCGTGAGTTCGATGAAATCGTCGAGCAGGTCTCCGCCCTGCGCGCAGAACGCCGCTTCGAGCTGCTCCTGACGAGAGTCGATCACGGCGAACCCGAAGACCGCGTTCTCCTTGCTCTCGAAGTAGTTGAAGAAGGTGCGGCGGGATACACCGACCTCGGCGCACAACTCCTCGATCGTGAACCCGGCGAAGCCGTTCTCCGAAGTCATCCGGCGCGCGATGTCGGTGAGGGATCGGGACGTCTCTCGCTTGCGCTGCTCACGCAAGGAATCTGCACTGTCGCTCATGGAGTGCAATTATGCACTCTCAACCTCTGAGTGCACTGTGAGTCGATCGTCCCGAATCTGACAGGCATCGAGAAAAAGTCGAACTGATTTGTGACGTTCTCGCATCCGCATCCGTCTTAGTGGTGTCGATGAAGAACACACCGCACTCCGAGTCGGGGGCGGGACATGGATCAAGGAGCTCAGGATGGCCACCACGGCGAACAGTACTCAGGTAGCGGCAGCGGCGCCCGCACAGGTTCCCGCGACGGGGAAGACGACGATCGAAGACGGCGTCGTCGCCAAGATCGCCGGCATCGCTGCTCGCGAGGTCGCCGGCGTGTACGCGCTCGGCGGAGGAGCGGCCCGCGTGGTGGGCGCCATCCGAGACGCGCTGAACACCACGGATCTCTCGCAGGGCATCACCGTCGAGGTCGGCGAGACTCAGGTTGCCGTCGATGTGACGATCGTGGCCGAGTACCCCGTGTCGCTGCAGAAGGTCGCCGACGATGTGCGAGCGGCCATCCACCGCGTGATGGTGGAGCTCGTCGGGATGGATGTCGTCGAGATCAACGTGACCATCAACGACGTCCACATCCCGGCGGACGACGCAGACGCCGCGCCGGCCACACGCGTCTGACCCGCGGGCGCCGACAACAGTCTTCCCGCGGCACGACCGCGGGGAAGTATTCGGGCCCGAGATCCGGGTCTCGAACGGAGGAAGGAAGAAACCATGAGCGCTGAAGACAAGATCAAGGCCGCTGCAGAGAAGATCTCCGGAAAGGCCAAGGAGGTCGTCGGCAACGTCACCAACGACGACAAGCTCGTCGCCGAGGGCAAGGCCGAGCAGGCCAAGGGCAACGTCCGTGATGCTGCCGAGAACGTGAAGGACGCGTTCAAGAAGTAGCGGACCTCTGGGGAGGGGAACTGTGCACCCCTCCCCATCCACCCTCGAAAGGACACAGCCATGGGCTTCTTCGCCTTCCTCATTCTCGGACTCCTCGCCGGCGCGATCGCGAAACTGATCCTCCCCGGCAAACAGCGTGGCGGCTGGTTCGTCACCCTTCTCCTCGGCGTTGTGGGAGCGATGCTCGGAGGCTGGCTCGGCGGACTTCTGTTCAACGTCGGCCTCGACTCCTTCTTCTCCCTGACCACCTGGGTCCTGGCCATCGGCGGCTCACTCGTGGTACTGCTCGTCTACGGTGTGATCACCGGCCGTCGCTCTCGAGCGTGAGAAAGCGCACGCAATGGAGCGGCATCCAGGTGATTTCGGGTCGAGGACTCGATCCGAAATCACCGCCGCTCCGAATCTCCTCAGGGATCAGAACGAGGGAGTGAGTAGATGGTTGGGGAACGCTTTCACAGCGCGTTGGAGGAGGCGAACGACGGAATCATCGCCGGCCGCGCCATCGACGGTGACGTCGCCGCCTTCGCCGTACTCGTCCGTCGGTACACGCCGATGATGCGCGCCTACACGCAGCGGATGCTGAATGCCTCGGCTGACGTCGACGACATCGTGCAGGAGGCCTTCGTGACCGCCTGGCAACGATTCTCCGAGCTCGAGGATCCGTCGAAGGTCAAAAGCTGGCTGATGCGGATCGTGAGTCGGAAGGCCGTGGATCGCATCCGGAGCCTGCGTCCGATCGTCGATGTCGACGACGTCGATCAGGAGGCTCCATCGCACGCCTCGCCTCCGCGCGTGGCAGAAGCCCGAGCAGGTGTCGCCGAACTCGGCGCCGCGCTCCGCGAGCTGCCCGATGCGCAGCGGGAGTGCTGGGTGCTGCGTGAGATCGGCGGCTACTCCTACGACGAGATCTCGGACGAGCTCGGCATCTCCGCGAGTACCGCGCGCGGCCTCCTGGCCCGTGCGCGGAAATACATGATCGTACGGATGGAGGAGTGGCGATGACCGACGACCACGACAACCCTGAGCTGCGTCGACTCGGCCTGGAGCCGACCGACCTCGACGGCCACACCCTCGAAGAGCTGTCCGACTATCTGGACGCGGCACGACAGCCGGCCGATCCGTCGATCGACGAGTCCCCTGGATGCCAGTTGGCGCTGGACGCTCTCGAGAGACTGCAGGGGCTCGGCGGGCAGCTGATCGACGCCGATGCTGCGGAGTCTCCGGATGTCGACGCGAGCTGGGTCGACCGCATCCTCAGCGGCATCGCCCTGGACGCGCGCGCGGGACGCCGGATTCCCTTCGACGTGCCGGATCCTTCGGTCGACCTCGGAATCACCGAGGGGGCCGTGCGTGGGCTGATCCGCTCGGCGGAGAATGCGGTTCCCGGCGTGCTCGTCGGTCGCTGCCGCCTGGAGGGCGACGTGACGCAGCCCGGTGCGCCGATCCGCATCGACATCGAGGCCAGCGCGCGATTCGGCGAGTCGATTCCTCGCATGGTGGATCGACTGCGGTCTGAGACCGAGCAACGGTTGCGCACGCACACCGAGCTCAACATCGTTGCCATCGACGTGACGATCCGAGACGTCTATGACGTGTCCGCGTGGGCGGAGAGGAGCCGATGATGGCCGAACAGGCGGGACTCGCCACCGAGATCGACGCGGCCGTGCGGGCGACGCCGGGCGTGAGCAGCATCTACCGCTCCGGATCGTTGATCTCGAATCTGGTGGGAGCAGGGGCGGCAGCGCTCGGCGTCACCGGCCAGGATGAACCGCTCGTCTCCGTGGTCGACGGGGATGACGGCCTGCGGATCGAGGCATCCGTCGGCGTGGACTTCGCCGCCAGTGCTCTGGACACTCTCACGGCGGCCCGCGCCGCGATCGCGGCGGTACTCGCCGATCGCGGACTGCGTGCCGCCGGAATCACACTCACCATCGTCTACGTGCATTCGCGCGAGGCGTCTTGAGCTACGGCCGGCCCCGGTCGTAGGAGAAGCGCCGCTCCCCCCCTCCGTGAGCGGCGCTTCTCGACATCTGCGCGTGCCGATCAGGCGATTGCGCGCAGTCCCTCGACCAGGGGAGTGGTCGGGCGTCCGATCAGACGTGCGAGCGTGCCGTCGGTGTCTCCGAGGGCGCCACCGCGGATGCCGGCATCCAGCGCGACGACGAACCCGACGGTCCCCGCATCGAGTCCCGCGGCGGTGAGTGCTGCGGTCTGCTCTTCGGCGGTGAGCGGGTGGTACTCGACCGGGCGACCGGTGACCTCCGCGATGGCCGACGCCAGGTCGCTGTAGTTCCAGGCGACATCACCGCCGAGTTCGTAGGCCTGGCCGAGGTGGCCGTCCTCGAGCAGCACGACCGCGACGGCCTCGGCGAAGTCCTTGCGGCTGGCCGATGCGACACGTCCGTCTCCGACACCCGCCGCGAGCACGCCCGTCTCCGCAGCGCGGGCGAGGTCGGCGGCGTAGTTCTCGGTGTACCAGTTGTTGCGCAGGATCACGGCGGGGAGTCCTGCAGCTGCGATGAGCTCCTCCGTCGCCTTGTGCTCCGGAGCGAGCACGAGGTCGCTCGTCGGTGCCTTCGGTGCGCTGGTGTAGACGAACTTCGTGATGCCGGCGGCCTTGGCGGCGTTGATGACCGCCTCGTGCTGTGCGACGCGGCGGCCGACCTCGGAGCCCGAGACGAGCGCGACGGCGTCGACGCCATCGAGAGCGGCGGTGATGGTCGCAGGCTGGTCGTAGTCGACGACGGCGACGCGCACGCCGAGGGCGCTGAGGTCTGCGGCCTTCGCGACGTCGCGGACTCCCGCGACGATCGACTGCGGAGCCGCGCCGCGCTCGAGCAGGCTGGCGATGATGAGGCGGCCGAGGTTGCCCGTGGCGCCGGTGACGAGGATGGTCATGGGAGTCCTTTCGTAAGTGACATCTCCCACAACCCGCGTCGCTCGGCAAACCTTCCGATCCGAGGGTACCCACTTTGAAGTAAGGTACCTACATGACAGTGAGTTTTGCGCAGATAAAGGAAACCGCGCCGATGCTCTTCGAACAGGGCTGCGGCACTCGGGTGATCCTCGACCACATCATGAGCAAGTGGGGCGTGCTCGTGCTGTCCTCGCTGTCCGACGGCACCCGCCGTTGGGGCGCTCTGCGCCGAGAGGTCGACGGCATCAGCGAGAAGATGCTGGCCTCCACGCTGCGCACACTGACCGACGACGGACTGGTGCATCGGGAGTCCTTCCCGAGCGTGCCCCCGCACGTGGAGTACAGCCTGACTCCGCTCGGTCGAGACCTGATGGAGCGGATGCTCCCGCTCGTCGAGTGGGTCGCCGACAATGCCGACGGGATGCTCCGCCGCACGCCCTGACCCCTTGACCGCGCCTCGCTCGCGGCCCTATGTTCACACCATGTCGACAACGCCAATCCGCCTGGAACGACCCGAAGGCAAAGGACTGGCCACCGGCACACTGGGGCTCTGGGGATCCACCGTCATCGGACTGGCATCCACGGCTCCCGTGTACTCGCTGGTCGCCTCGCTCGGGTTCGTGGTCATCGCCGTCGGCGCGCAGGCGCCGATCGCGTTCGTCATCGCCTTCGTGCCGATGCTGCTCATCGCCTTCGCCTACCGAGAGCTCAACAACGCGGTGCCGGACTGCGGTACCACCTTCACCTGGGGCACCAAGGCTTTCGGCCCCTGGGTCGGCTGGATGGGCGGGTGGGGTGTCGCCGTCGCCGGAATGGTCGTGCTTGCGAACCTCGCGCAGATCGCCTCGGTCTACTTCTGGTCACTGATCGGTCAGGATCTCGAGAACAACGACTGGCGCGTCGTCGTGCTCGCCGTCGCCTTCATCGCCGCCATGACGTGGGTCAGCTGGCGCGGGGTGGAGATCGGCGAGCGCATCCAGAACATCCTGCTCGGCATCCAGTACCTCGCCCTGGCGATCTTCGTGGTGACCGCGCTCTGGCAGTTCTTCGCAGGCTCCGCGCCCGGCGCGACCGCGTTCGACTGGGAGTGGATGAACCCGTTCGCCTTCACCGACTGGTCGGGCTTCACCGAGGCGATCCTGCTGGCCCTCTTCATCTACTGGGGCTGGGACACCTGCTTGGCGCTGAACGAGGAGACCAAGGATCCGAAGCGCATCCCCGGTCGCGCAGCGCTGCTGACCACCGTCATCCTCCTCTTCACGTACGTCACGGTCACGATCGCGGCGATGATGTATGCGGGTCTCGGTGAGACCGGAACGGGCCTGGGCAACGAGGCCAACGCCGACGACTTCTTCCTCGCGATCAAGGACGGCCTGCTCGGGCCCTTCGGCTGGGTGCTGGTGGTCGCGGTGATCATCTCGGCGATCTCGTCGACCCAGACCACGATCCTGCCGACGGCGCGGGGCACCCTCGCGATGGGGGTCTACCGTGCGCTCCCCGCGAAGTTCAAGGACGTCCACCCCACCTACAAGACCCCGTCGTTCTCGACGATCGTGATGGGCGTCGTGGCTTCGGTGTACTACGTCGGCATGACCCTGATCAGTGACAACATCCTGCAGGACTCGATCCTGTCGCTGGGCCTCGCCATCGCGTTCTACTACGCCATCACCGGCTTCGCGTGCGTCTGGTACTTCCGCGCCGACATCCTGCGGTCCCCGCGCGAGTTCTTCTTCAAGGGGTTGTTCCCCCTGTTGGGCGGGCTCATGCTGACCGCCGCATTCGTGCAGTCGGCGATCGACATGTGGCAGGTCGATTACGGGTACACCGAGTTGCTCGGCATCGGCGGCACGTTCGTGATCGGTATCGGCTCCCTGGCCTTCGGCCTGGTGCTGATGTTCCTCTGGTACCTGTTCCCACGGTCGAAGCGGTTCTTCCGCGGCGAGAGCCTGAACCGCGACACCGAGGTCATGGTGCCCGACGAACCGGGCGACTTCATCCGCTCCATCGACGGCGGAGTCTGATCGGGGTGCCGTCGACCTAAGCTTGCTTCGTGCGCATCCGGCTCGATATCGCTTATGACGGCACCCACTTCCGGGGGTGGGCACGACAGCCGACGTTGCGCACGGTGCAGGGGACTCTGGAAGCTGCATTGGCACGCATCGTCGGCTCCGAGGTGCGCTTCGTCGTCGCCGGACGCACGGATGCCGGAGTGCATGCGCTCGGCCAGGTGGCCCATGTCGACCTCGACGACGCGCAGTGGGCGCGCATCGCCTCCCGGCAGGGGAGAGCCCCGCAGGATCCGGCGGCATCGATCGCCGCCCGGATGCGGGGTGTTCTCGGCGCGTACGCCGACGCCTCGGTGATCCGCTCCTCGATCGCTCCCGACGGCTTCGACGCGCGGTTCTCGGCCGTGTGGCGCCGGTACCGCTACCGGCTCGCCGATCAGTCCGCCGGTTACGATCCGTTGCGCCGACACGACACGACAGCCGTGCGTGGGCATCTCGACGAGACGGCGATGGATGCCGCAGCGCAGAGCCTGATCGGACTCCACGACTTCGCGGCGTACTGCAAGCCGCGCGACGAGGCGACGACGATCCGCACGCTACTCGACTACCGGTGGACCCGCGATGCCGAGGGCGTGCTCATCGCCGAGGTCAAGGCTGACGCGTTCTGCCACAGCATGGTGCGCGCGCTCGTCGGCGCCTGCGTTGCCGTGGGGGAGCAGCGCCTCGACGTCACCGACCTCGTGGTGCTGCGAGACGCACTCACCCGAACGAGCGAGTTCAAGGTGCTGGCCGCGCGGGGACTGACCCTGATGGAGGTCGGATACCCCGCCGATGACCTGCTCTCCGCGCGCGCGGAGCAGACCCGCGCTCGCCGCGACAGCGCGGGCGACTGAGCGAGGGTGGGATCCGCTCTGCGGCCGCCTCCCCACAAGGCGACCGCAGCGGCAGGAACGCCACCGCGGGGTCCCAGACTCGTCCACGGTGGCGACGGTTCGGCGAGTCGAGGGAGACTCGGACCGGAACCGTATGCTGAATCTACGTGAACGGCCTTCACGGGATGCCGGGGGAACTGTGACGGATGCGGACGGCGATCACCGCGGTGCGTTCGCCGCAGGGTTGCGTGCGGCGATCTCGGATCGCGGCGTCACTCTCGCCCGTCTGCAGGCGATGCTCGCCGACGACGGCAACCGCGTGTCGATGGCGACGCTGAGCTATTGGCGCTCGGGTGCCAGGCAGCCCGAAGGTGCACAATCGCTGGCGGCGATCGAGGGCATCGAGGACCGGCTCGGACTCGCACGGGGGCACCTCACCCGCCTGCTGAGGCCGTCGACCCGGCTCGGCCCCATCCCTCCTCCTCGGCTGCCGTTCGACGAGGCGCGGGAGCAGCGGGAGACGGCGGAGACGTTCGCCGCGCTGGGCTCCGCACCGCAGGACGCCTTGCGCGACCTCTCGACCCACGTCACGGTCCACGTCGGCCCGCACGGGGCGGTCGAGAAGATCGTGATGCGATCACTCGTGCAGTCGGTCAAAGGCGTGATCACCGAGATCCCGTTGATCGATGTGGCGCCGGAGGAGACCGAGATCATGTCGGTGATCTCCGAGGTCGTGGGCGGACGCATCGATCGCGAGTACCTGCATCCCGGACGACTGCTGTCGGGTGTGGTCATCGCACTCGACGAGCCGATCACCATGGGCTCCACGGCGCTCATCGAGTTCACCGAGACCTTCCCGCTCGACTACCCGGCGCGCCAGTCGGCGTGGCATGCGACCTCGAGACCGGCACGCGAGACGCTGATCTGGGTGCACTTCTCACCCGAGGCGCTGCCCAGCTGGTGCGAGGAGTACATCGAGGCCGACGACGAGTATGTCGCAACGATGCGTGCGCTGCGAGGGGACTCCGTGCATCTCGTGAGACACGGCTTCGGGCCCGGCGTCCTCGGATTGCGGTGGGGCTACGACAGCTGACGTCGCCGCGCCACCGTAGTGAAGGTCATCGGAATCGGGCATTCGCGTTACGCAGGATGACCGTCATTACGCGGGATTACCGCTGCCCCCGGTGCCCGCCCGCAGCCGTGATTCACTCTCGTCTGTGACTGATTCCCGTGTGAAGAAGAAGATCCTGTCCGCTCTCGGCCTGCTCGCCGCCGGCGCGTTGACGCTGTCGATGGCGGCCTGCTCGACGGGGGGAGACACCGCTGACGCCGCCGCCGGTGACGACACCGCGAGCAGCAAGATCGTGCTCGGCGCGGATGACGGAACCGAGGCGCACTGGACGATCCTCAAGGACAAGCTGGCGGAAGAGGGCATCGAACTCGAGGTGCGCACCATCAACGACGGCGTGCAGCTCAACCAGGGCGTGCAGGACGGCGAGCTGGACGTGAACCTGTTCCAGCACCTCATCTTCCTGTCGCAGTTCAACGTGAACAACGGCGGCACGCTCGTTCCCGTCGGCGCGACCGCCGTGTACCCGCTCGCGATCTACTCCGAGAAGTACGGCGACGTCGACGAGTTGCCCGAGGGCGCGACCGTCGCGCTGCCGAACAACCCGACGAACCTCGCCCGCGGCCTGCTGAACCTGCAGCGCGCGGGACTCGTCGAGCTGAAGGACGGCGGCAACAGCCTGTCCACGCCCGATGACATCGTCTCGAGCAAGGTGAAGGTGCTCCCGGTCGACGCGAACCAGACCGTCGCCGCTCTCAAGGACGGCAGTGCGCAGGCGGCGATCGTCAACAACACGCAGGCCCAGAAGGGCGGGCTCGGCGACGACCTGATCATCTTCAAGGAAGACCTCGACGATCCGGAGCTCGCTCCGTACATCAACGCCTTCGTGGTGCGCGATGACCAGAAGGACGACCCGCGCTGGGCGAAGCTGATCGCGGCGTACCACAGCCCCGAGGTCGAGGCTGCTGTCACCGAGCTGAACCAGGGCAACCTGCAGTTCAAGGCCGACTGGAGTGCAGAAGACCTCCAGGCCGAGCTGGCCGATCTCGAAGAGCAGCTGCGCGCCACGCAGTGACCTCGCACGACGGCGGACCCATGACAATCATCAGCTTCAACCGGGTTTCCAAGGGGTTTCCCGCGACCCGTCGTGGGTCTGCCGTCGCCGCACTCGAAGACGTCGACCTGCAGGTCGAGCGCGGCTCTATCGTCGGAGTGATCGGATACTCCGGAGCCGGTAAGTCGACACTGGTCCGCCTGGTCAACGGGTTGGAGAAGCCCACAGGCGGAACCGTCGACGTGCTCGGCGTCGACGTGGGATCCGCCTCCGAGACGGAGTTGAGGGGACTGCGCGGACGGATCGGGATGATCTTCCAGCAGTTCAATCTCTTCAACTCACGCACCGTGCGGGGAAACGTCGCCTATCCGCTCAAGGTCGCCGGCTGGAAGAAGCAGGACATCGGCCCCCGCGTCACCGAACTGCTCGACTTCGTCGGCATCGGAGACAAGGCGAACAGCTATCCGCGAGCGTTGTCGGGCGGGCAGAAGCAGCGCGTCGGCATCGCACGGGCCATCGCGGCCAACCCCGAGCTGCTGCTCGCCGATGAGGCCACGAGCGCACTCGACCCGCAGACGACCGGCGAGGTGCTCGCTCTGCTGAAAGAGATCAACCGCAAGCTGGGCATCACGATCGTCGTCATCACCCACCAGATCTCCGTCGTGCACGAGCTGTGCGACCAGGTGATCGTGATGGACGGGGGAAAGGTCGTCGACAGCGGCGACACGTATCGTGTCTTCGCCCACCCCCGCGCAGCGCTCACCGAACGATTCGTCGCCGCCGTGACTCAGGGCGTGCCCTCGGGGGAGACCCTGGACGCACTACTGGTCGGCGGCGGAACGCTGATCAGCGCCGACGTCAACGAGTTCACGAGTGAGCACATCGCCGAGGTCTTCGAGCGCCACGGCGTGCGGCACACCGTGGTCTTCGGTGGCGTCACCGACATCCGCGGGCGCCAGCTGGGAACGCTCACCTACCGCGCGCACGCCGATGCCGAGACCCTCGAGCCCGTCGTCGCCGAACTCGCATCGC
The sequence above is drawn from the Candidatus Microbacterium colombiense genome and encodes:
- a CDS encoding methionine ABC transporter ATP-binding protein, translated to MTIISFNRVSKGFPATRRGSAVAALEDVDLQVERGSIVGVIGYSGAGKSTLVRLVNGLEKPTGGTVDVLGVDVGSASETELRGLRGRIGMIFQQFNLFNSRTVRGNVAYPLKVAGWKKQDIGPRVTELLDFVGIGDKANSYPRALSGGQKQRVGIARAIAANPELLLADEATSALDPQTTGEVLALLKEINRKLGITIVVITHQISVVHELCDQVIVMDGGKVVDSGDTYRVFAHPRAALTERFVAAVTQGVPSGETLDALLVGGGTLISADVNEFTSEHIAEVFERHGVRHTVVFGGVTDIRGRQLGTLTYRAHADAETLEPVVAELASHTRAQILRAPDAASVEGSEVTS